Proteins encoded together in one Deinococcus ruber window:
- a CDS encoding ribonuclease P protein component: MTPQTSATSTPAVRKVALVSLTTDREFRKVRAHGQVIRHKYFQLRITDYRPRYGEVWQPRAIIGIVVPKKTLKHAVDRNRVRRRVHEALRTLPGLVPCRAILSPAAAVLTAPFDELQAALGKALGSFDPKKARRPAGKAGGNSGRTTGVQNRVNQTAEPSASPAKGEKP, from the coding sequence ATGACGCCGCAAACCAGCGCCACTTCCACGCCTGCCGTGAGAAAAGTGGCGCTGGTTTCACTTACCACCGACCGCGAGTTCCGCAAGGTGCGCGCCCACGGACAGGTGATCCGGCACAAATATTTTCAGCTGCGCATCACCGACTATCGTCCTCGTTACGGTGAAGTGTGGCAGCCACGCGCCATCATCGGAATCGTGGTGCCCAAGAAGACATTGAAACATGCGGTCGACCGCAACCGCGTGCGCCGCCGCGTGCACGAAGCGCTGCGAACGCTGCCGGGGCTGGTGCCGTGCCGCGCCATTCTCAGCCCGGCAGCGGCGGTGCTGACGGCGCCTTTCGACGAACTTCAGGCAGCACTCGGTAAGGCGCTGGGCAGTTTCGATCCGAAAAAAGCGCGGCGACCTGCGGGCAAGGCGGGCGGGAACTCTGGCCGGACAACAGGCGTACAGAACAGGGTGAACCAGACTGCCGAGCCTTCTGCCTCACCTGCCAAAGGCGAGAAGCCGTGA
- a CDS encoding aldose 1-epimerase, with translation MQPVSIHNEHLSLEILPELGASVLNLSAASGRPVLRHVELNTVKTSSQCASFTLLPYSNRIRDARFSFEGREVQLRPTPGGSSIQHGDVRNRPWQVQRVSDTHLSCDFDSRTFSDVNWPWAFTARVEYLLHGPHLDISVMLTNTDTSPMPAGMGLHPYFARYDGDTDPALSFQAGGVYVADASSIPSAAAVPIPPELDFSLPRAVGAQALDQVYASWDGVARLSWNAGTAQPERALTITADSVYSHLVLFTAPDGSLALEPVTHATDAFNLAARGVHGTDMRVLASGQSVGGAVRLTLEGAW, from the coding sequence ATGCAGCCTGTCAGCATCCACAACGAACACCTGAGCCTCGAAATCCTGCCAGAACTCGGCGCAAGTGTGCTGAATCTGTCGGCGGCGTCGGGGCGGCCTGTGTTGCGCCACGTCGAACTGAACACCGTTAAAACCAGCAGCCAGTGCGCCAGTTTTACACTGCTGCCCTACAGCAACCGCATAAGGGACGCACGCTTCAGCTTCGAGGGGCGCGAGGTTCAGCTTCGGCCCACGCCGGGCGGCAGCAGTATTCAGCACGGCGATGTTCGCAACCGGCCCTGGCAGGTGCAGCGCGTGTCAGACACCCACCTGAGCTGTGACTTCGACAGCCGCACCTTCAGCGACGTGAACTGGCCCTGGGCCTTTACCGCCCGCGTGGAATACCTGCTGCACGGGCCGCATCTCGATATCTCGGTGATGCTGACCAATACCGACACGTCTCCGATGCCCGCCGGAATGGGGCTGCATCCGTATTTTGCCCGCTACGACGGCGACACCGACCCCGCCCTGAGTTTTCAGGCGGGCGGCGTGTACGTGGCCGATGCCAGCAGCATTCCCAGCGCCGCCGCCGTACCGATTCCGCCAGAGCTGGATTTCTCGCTGCCGCGTGCGGTGGGCGCACAGGCGCTCGATCAGGTCTACGCCTCCTGGGACGGGGTGGCGCGGCTGAGCTGGAACGCTGGCACCGCACAGCCGGAACGCGCCCTGACCATCACCGCCGACAGCGTGTATTCCCATCTGGTGCTGTTTACCGCCCCCGACGGCAGTCTGGCACTCGAACCGGTCACGCACGCCACCGACGCCTTCAATCTGGCGGCGCGGGGCGTTCACGGCACCGATATGCGCGTGCTGGCGAGTGGGCAGAGCGTGGGCGGAGCGGTGCGCCTCACGCTGGAAGGAGCGTGGTAA
- a CDS encoding antibiotic biosynthesis monooxygenase, which translates to MTTELDPVSMVVRRRVRPGHEAAFEQLVSDLVRMLEQWPGHRGTGVIRPLPPSSEYLMVVRFDNVQVAAEWEDSPQRREWLARLEPHITGEVSIEQQPGLEFWFTPPGSPTLSQPRRWKMALITVLGLYPTSLIVALLIGPALAHLPLPLRSLLQALLIVPLMTYAVMPVATRVFGGWLKGR; encoded by the coding sequence ATGACCACCGAACTCGATCCGGTCAGTATGGTGGTGCGCCGCCGGGTGCGTCCCGGCCACGAGGCGGCCTTCGAGCAGCTCGTCAGCGACCTTGTCCGCATGCTGGAGCAGTGGCCCGGCCACCGGGGAACCGGCGTCATCCGTCCGCTGCCCCCTTCGTCCGAATATCTGATGGTGGTGCGCTTTGACAACGTGCAGGTGGCCGCCGAGTGGGAAGATTCACCGCAGCGCCGTGAATGGCTGGCGAGGCTGGAACCGCACATCACCGGGGAGGTGAGTATCGAGCAGCAGCCGGGGCTGGAATTCTGGTTCACGCCCCCCGGCAGCCCCACGTTGTCGCAGCCGCGCCGCTGGAAGATGGCGCTCATCACTGTTCTGGGGCTGTACCCCACCAGTCTGATCGTGGCGCTGCTGATCGGCCCGGCGCTGGCTCATCTGCCGTTGCCGCTGCGTTCGCTGCTTCAGGCGCTGCTGATCGTGCCGCTCATGACCTACGCGGTCATGCCAGTTGCCACGCGGGTCTTCGGCGGGTGGCTGAAGGGACGCTAG
- the yidD gene encoding membrane protein insertion efficiency factor YidD has translation MSAPARLLIRAVRVYQRRLSPLKSAPTCRFTPTCSQYAAEALELHGAVRGSLLAAGRILRCNPLSPGGYDPVPPRRSPAVSTSSPQTAKERES, from the coding sequence GTGAGTGCGCCTGCTCGTCTGCTGATCCGGGCGGTGCGCGTCTATCAGCGCCGCCTGTCGCCGCTGAAAAGTGCGCCCACCTGCCGCTTTACGCCCACCTGTAGCCAGTACGCCGCCGAAGCTCTGGAACTGCATGGGGCGGTGCGCGGCAGCCTGCTCGCCGCTGGCCGAATTCTGCGCTGCAACCCGCTCAGCCCCGGCGGATACGACCCGGTGCCGCCGCGCCGTTCTCCGGCTGTTTCCACTTCCTCCCCTCAGACTGCCAAAGAGCGTGAATCATGA
- the yidC gene encoding membrane protein insertase YidC, producing the protein MMKPLHPLLKPVLALLGLTALGTASASVKPDWIETQNFNGKPATVYISNLADVVFDNTGEIIGWYIKQNPGTRLVDDKNGTPDFSKLIGEKGAINMVRTEQKTNGVTTVQSGRALVVALPGNTAPKTAKPVQLVRDVAHNLMQATFSYSQGAATVTKTVVLHPRQFNMQIDLNVTGSTGYDIRFDGLGRNATPAVKAIAAGTATLQSVGTTSNIQYAALQDNPSQTAHALIVRPRAGTTLNAVTAGGAAASITLNVSSAAASGPVKLDVYGGKNELIHLYQEGYTALPGLFQPNIFGQISLYVVKFMMWLYSFLHNWGLVILVLTVALRIVIWPLMQAQGRTTAKMQMVQPLLKEAQTTYKDDPQKLQAETMRLYREHNVNPAGCLSMFIPFPILIALYSTIRNFEFDQGLGWLPDLSLPDPFYILAVLYVLANLLQLYISTRKTPQMFKQQSFIYIIYLFFALTFPAGVTLYWIISTLIGAGQQYLINKQVERQMAGGLQRVEKVGGAAKVAAAGPQLSKTPQAGAQANKVLKTVKPATGNQKK; encoded by the coding sequence ATGATGAAACCCCTGCATCCCCTTCTCAAGCCCGTGCTGGCACTGCTGGGGCTGACGGCTCTGGGAACCGCCAGCGCGAGCGTCAAGCCCGACTGGATCGAAACCCAGAACTTTAACGGCAAGCCTGCCACCGTGTATATCAGCAACCTGGCCGACGTGGTGTTCGACAATACCGGCGAAATTATCGGTTGGTACATCAAACAGAACCCCGGCACACGGCTGGTTGACGACAAGAACGGCACGCCCGACTTCAGCAAGCTGATCGGTGAGAAGGGTGCCATCAACATGGTGCGGACCGAGCAGAAGACCAACGGCGTGACCACGGTGCAGTCGGGCCGCGCTCTGGTCGTGGCGCTGCCGGGCAACACCGCGCCCAAAACCGCCAAGCCGGTTCAGCTGGTGCGCGACGTGGCGCACAACCTGATGCAGGCCACCTTCAGCTACAGCCAGGGAGCCGCCACCGTCACCAAGACCGTGGTGCTGCACCCGCGCCAGTTCAATATGCAGATCGATCTGAATGTCACCGGATCGACCGGCTACGACATCCGCTTCGATGGCCTGGGCCGCAACGCCACGCCCGCCGTCAAGGCGATTGCCGCCGGAACCGCCACCCTTCAGAGCGTCGGCACCACCTCCAACATCCAGTACGCCGCGCTTCAGGACAATCCCAGCCAGACGGCCCACGCGCTGATCGTGCGCCCGCGTGCCGGAACGACGCTGAATGCCGTCACGGCGGGCGGCGCGGCGGCCAGCATCACGCTGAATGTCAGCAGTGCGGCGGCCAGCGGCCCGGTCAAGCTCGACGTGTACGGCGGCAAGAACGAATTGATCCACCTGTATCAGGAGGGCTATACCGCGCTGCCGGGCCTGTTCCAGCCGAACATCTTCGGACAGATCAGCCTGTACGTGGTCAAGTTCATGATGTGGCTGTACAGCTTCCTGCACAACTGGGGCCTGGTGATTCTGGTGCTCACCGTCGCGCTGCGAATCGTGATCTGGCCGCTGATGCAGGCACAGGGCCGCACCACCGCCAAGATGCAGATGGTGCAGCCGCTGCTGAAGGAAGCTCAGACCACCTACAAAGACGATCCGCAGAAGCTTCAGGCCGAGACGATGCGGCTGTACCGTGAGCACAACGTCAATCCGGCGGGCTGCCTCAGCATGTTCATCCCGTTCCCGATCCTGATTGCGCTGTATTCCACCATCCGCAACTTCGAGTTCGATCAGGGGCTGGGCTGGCTGCCCGACCTGAGCCTGCCAGACCCCTTTTATATCCTGGCCGTGCTGTACGTGCTCGCCAACCTGCTTCAGCTCTACATCTCGACCCGCAAGACGCCGCAGATGTTCAAGCAGCAGTCGTTCATCTACATCATCTACCTGTTTTTCGCCCTGACCTTCCCGGCAGGCGTGACGCTGTACTGGATCATCTCGACGCTGATAGGAGCAGGTCAGCAGTACCTGATCAACAAGCAGGTCGAGCGCCAGATGGCCGGTGGTCTGCAACGCGTCGAGAAGGTGGGCGGCGCAGCAAAGGTGGCGGCGGCTGGCCCGCAGCTCAGCAAGACGCCCCAGGCGGGCGCTCAGGCCAACAAGGTGCTGAAGACCGTGAAGCCCGCGACGGGCAACCAGAAGAAGTAA
- a CDS encoding Lrp/AsnC family transcriptional regulator, with protein MSLTFDRERLLDETGCALLAALQENARMPFSELGRRVNLSAPAVAERLRRMEDAGIVRGYRVLLSPAALGLRLQAYIRITVRYGLYDAFATQLHDMPEVLNADRVTGEDCYVLKVAVRDVEHLERVINAINRYGEPVTSIILSSKIEDRPLLPS; from the coding sequence ATGTCTCTGACCTTCGACCGCGAGCGTCTGCTGGATGAAACGGGGTGCGCCCTGCTGGCAGCGCTTCAGGAGAACGCCCGGATGCCCTTCAGCGAGCTGGGCAGGCGCGTGAATCTGTCGGCTCCGGCTGTGGCCGAGCGGCTGCGGCGCATGGAAGACGCGGGCATCGTGCGTGGCTACCGGGTGCTGCTCAGTCCGGCGGCACTGGGGCTGCGTTTACAGGCGTACATCCGTATTACCGTGCGCTACGGCCTGTACGACGCCTTTGCCACGCAGCTTCACGACATGCCGGAAGTGCTGAACGCCGACCGCGTGACGGGCGAGGACTGCTACGTCCTGAAAGTCGCGGTGCGCGATGTGGAGCATCTGGAACGCGTCATCAACGCCATCAACCGTTACGGCGAGCCGGTCACCAGCATCATCCTGTCTTCCAAGATCGAAGACCGCCCCCTGCTGCCCAGCTGA
- the yedA gene encoding drug/metabolite exporter YedA: MNASTATARASLPTLVVLALGTVYLIWGSTYFGIKIAIQSLPPLGMLGVRFLLGGALLYGVLRLRGVPNPRRVQWGWSAVVGLLLLGGGTGLVTLAEKQASSSVAAMLIAISPLFASLFSNLWGERTSGREWLGIGVGLVGIVLLNLGELRATPLAALLLVLAPLCWTFGSALARRVTLPDGLMGAAAEMLTGGALLLLLSPLVHEHWRTPTPASLWALAYLVVFGSILAYSAYMYLVAHTRPALATSYAYVNPLVAVLLGVGLGGEHLGHLGWLALGVIVLGVVLVIWPRSEAAKGRAA; encoded by the coding sequence ATGAATGCCAGCACTGCTACTGCACGCGCCTCGCTGCCTACCCTGGTGGTGCTGGCACTCGGAACGGTCTATCTGATCTGGGGAAGCACGTATTTCGGCATCAAGATCGCCATCCAGAGCCTGCCTCCGCTGGGAATGCTCGGGGTGCGATTTCTGCTGGGTGGTGCGCTGCTGTACGGCGTGCTGCGGCTGCGCGGCGTGCCGAATCCGCGCCGTGTTCAGTGGGGCTGGAGCGCGGTGGTGGGTCTGCTGCTGCTGGGCGGCGGCACCGGACTGGTCACGCTGGCCGAAAAGCAGGCCAGCAGCAGCGTCGCGGCCATGCTGATCGCCATTTCCCCGCTGTTCGCCTCGCTCTTTTCGAATCTGTGGGGCGAGCGCACCAGCGGGCGTGAATGGCTGGGCATCGGGGTGGGGCTGGTGGGCATCGTGCTGTTGAATCTGGGCGAGCTGCGGGCCACTCCGCTGGCGGCGCTGCTGCTGGTGCTCGCGCCGCTGTGCTGGACGTTCGGCAGTGCCCTGGCGCGGCGGGTGACGCTGCCAGACGGCCTGATGGGAGCCGCCGCCGAGATGCTGACGGGCGGGGCGCTGCTGCTGCTGCTCAGCCCGCTGGTGCACGAGCACTGGCGCACGCCCACTCCGGCGAGTTTGTGGGCGCTGGCGTATCTGGTGGTGTTCGGCAGCATTCTGGCGTACAGCGCGTATATGTATCTGGTGGCGCACACCCGACCCGCGCTGGCAACCAGTTACGCGTATGTCAATCCGCTGGTGGCGGTGCTGCTGGGCGTGGGGCTGGGCGGCGAACACCTCGGCCACCTCGGCTGGCTGGCGCTGGGCGTGATCGTGCTGGGCGTGGTGCTGGTGATCTGGCCGCGCAGCGAAGCCGCGAAGGGACGTGCCGCATGA
- a CDS encoding NADP-dependent oxidoreductase, producing MTSREVQLAARPQGAPRPSDFHLTDVTLPPLESGQLLVRNLYLTVDPYMRGRMNDVKSYTPPFALNAPMTGGAVGQVVESRAEGIEAGTLVLHELGWRTAAVVDAAKVRTLPSLPGVPLSAYLGVLGMPGLTAYAGLLRVAEFKAGDAVFVSGAAGAVGSAVGQIARLKGASRVIGSAGSADKVQHLLNDLKFDAAFNYKDGPVAAQLRQAAPDGIDVYFDNVGGEHLEAAISSMNLHGRAAICGMISQYNATEPNAAPRNLAQLIGKQLTLRGFLVSPYYSMFNEFVAEVGGWIASGQLRFEETVVDGIDAMPDAFMGMLQGQNTGKMIVRLGEAE from the coding sequence ATGACCTCGCGTGAAGTGCAGCTCGCGGCTCGTCCTCAGGGCGCACCCAGACCCTCGGATTTCCACCTGACCGATGTGACGCTGCCGCCGCTGGAGAGCGGGCAACTGCTGGTTCGCAACCTGTACCTGACGGTTGATCCGTACATGCGGGGCCGGATGAACGACGTGAAATCGTACACGCCGCCGTTTGCGCTGAATGCCCCGATGACCGGCGGCGCGGTGGGACAGGTGGTCGAGTCGCGGGCCGAGGGTATCGAAGCGGGCACGCTGGTGCTGCACGAACTGGGCTGGCGCACGGCGGCGGTGGTGGATGCGGCGAAGGTCCGAACGCTGCCTTCCCTGCCCGGCGTGCCGCTGAGCGCGTACCTGGGAGTGCTGGGCATGCCCGGCCTGACCGCCTACGCGGGCCTGCTACGGGTCGCGGAATTCAAGGCGGGCGACGCGGTGTTCGTATCGGGCGCGGCGGGCGCGGTGGGCAGCGCAGTAGGCCAGATCGCCCGGCTGAAGGGAGCCTCGCGGGTCATCGGCAGCGCGGGGTCGGCAGACAAGGTGCAGCACCTGCTGAATGACCTGAAGTTCGACGCCGCCTTCAACTACAAAGATGGCCCGGTGGCCGCGCAGCTGCGGCAGGCCGCTCCAGACGGCATCGACGTGTATTTCGACAACGTGGGCGGCGAACATCTGGAGGCCGCCATCTCCTCGATGAACCTTCACGGACGCGCCGCCATCTGCGGCATGATCAGCCAGTATAACGCCACTGAGCCAAATGCCGCGCCGCGCAATCTGGCCCAGCTCATCGGCAAGCAACTGACGCTGCGCGGCTTTCTGGTATCGCCGTACTACAGCATGTTCAACGAGTTCGTGGCCGAGGTGGGCGGCTGGATCGCCAGCGGGCAACTGCGCTTCGAGGAAACTGTTGTGGACGGCATTGACGCTATGCCCGACGCCTTTATGGGCATGCTGCAAGGGCAGAACACCGGCAAAATGATCGTGCGGCTGGGCGAAGCCGAGTAA
- the rlmB gene encoding 23S rRNA (guanosine(2251)-2'-O)-methyltransferase RlmB, producing MLLYGRNPVLEALRAGLVQELLVARGVEESLVQELKTFDVRLKFAPRIELDQIAGTTDHQGVIADVEDLEWASVDDILDRAESKGEELLVILLDGITDPRNFGAIIRSAEVLGAHGVIVEERRSSPLTATVAKAAAGATSFLPVAQTKNLPRLIEQLKSDGVWVYGAAGEAARPMQQLDYQRPLALVIGAEGEGMRRLVREKCDELVSIPIRGQIQSLNASVAAGILIQHALASREAGAKK from the coding sequence ATGTTGCTCTATGGAAGAAACCCCGTGTTGGAGGCCCTGCGTGCCGGGCTGGTGCAGGAATTGCTGGTGGCTCGCGGCGTCGAGGAATCGCTGGTACAGGAACTCAAGACATTTGATGTAAGGCTGAAATTCGCGCCGCGCATCGAACTCGATCAGATCGCCGGAACCACCGACCATCAGGGCGTTATTGCCGATGTCGAAGATCTGGAATGGGCCAGCGTCGATGACATTCTCGACCGCGCCGAAAGCAAGGGCGAGGAACTGCTGGTGATTCTGCTCGACGGCATCACCGATCCGCGTAACTTCGGGGCCATCATCCGAAGTGCCGAGGTGCTGGGAGCGCACGGCGTCATCGTCGAGGAACGGCGCAGCAGCCCGCTGACTGCAACGGTGGCAAAGGCGGCGGCAGGCGCGACCAGTTTTCTGCCGGTGGCCCAGACCAAGAACCTGCCCCGCCTCATCGAGCAGCTCAAGAGCGACGGCGTGTGGGTCTACGGCGCGGCAGGCGAGGCGGCCCGGCCCATGCAACAGCTCGATTATCAGCGCCCGCTGGCCCTGGTGATCGGTGCGGAAGGCGAGGGCATGCGCCGCCTGGTGCGCGAGAAGTGCGACGAACTGGTGAGCATTCCGATCAGGGGCCAGATTCAGAGCCTGAATGCCTCGGTGGCGGCGGGCATCCTGATTCAGCACGCGCTGGCAAGCCGAGAGGCAGGAGCGAAGAAGTAA
- the rpmH gene encoding 50S ribosomal protein L34: MKRTYQPNVRKRAKTHGFRIRMKTKSGQNILQRRRAKGRHRLTV, encoded by the coding sequence ATGAAGCGTACCTATCAGCCCAACGTCCGCAAGCGGGCCAAGACCCACGGCTTCCGCATCCGTATGAAGACCAAGAGCGGTCAGAACATTCTTCAGCGTCGCCGCGCCAAGGGCCGTCACCGCCTGACCGTCTGA